In Carya illinoinensis cultivar Pawnee chromosome 10, C.illinoinensisPawnee_v1, whole genome shotgun sequence, one DNA window encodes the following:
- the LOC122278177 gene encoding uncharacterized protein LOC122278177 — protein MEFDKEQHGVPGSVPEYGAIFMLSSATKRECFRQRLVGLPASLGHFVKHVKAGMILFLFEYEKRKLHGVFRACSDGAENIVPHAFQSSRKQFPAQVKFTPIWSCSPLIEAEFRDAIKENYFSAKKFNFGLSEEQVHRLLCLFSLRKVTDDLPQRRPNKLKVAGACTMGKVVRYDDGGVVMSDEIKYQDYSDDYHRLVVSTDDTRKSSGRIGREHDEGKFAKIHEMENKPEVYTELGPVTLDEYFGDSLANVGRDGGRFAMCERTGSECTLSIERGHVMLNDCSGLYLGTVGQVPDHGRFAKTNRLECEHDMDKEFVPPFPTKSCTVSQPNLHRSIYSNKVIWETDSVVQDQIGTHSTFSGSSEPQISYPLPSTLGGDAIGTSTHPFDPDLPGINSSYSSSSAIDRSSHSFQECAPPYRMHAGNLIPSPKNQSCFLSIGPNCMKRCPDDSSGFGNHVPFSTPKSNEDFNYRTSLPFSGASNSESLATEFSGNQSFEGLSFSWCPAALTLSETGNNGSENKGLPSYSSSPSIYPFDYSFPVESQGKHEHEGVRREEKNKPYTSNIPLLNDGQVLLHGFDCSLEHNSLRHHEPKSLNHDRNFCSYSENMPSICEKSRNSVFSRLASSSYVHEQGNGDDVGHEERHGDKLADDVMAMLHQSRCRWAKIKKYGIYPSPNFGYSFPVESQGKLEDEVFQHENEAFAGNIPLSNESQVQLNGHDYSLKRWDMYHHDSKSLNHDVNCYQYSENVSSGGEKSRNSVFSRLALASDVYVKENADVGHRDFDGDKSADEVMTMLPQSSFQSSKPGKPRLSVKRYDVENFGNKKKSTFYPKLERDCQEMNLKEMKMNITSTENVNQTHVEGTPVDFKNLSAGGIPYRDFKRRSEVWKIHNDSKGRVCDEIAGSDGLSGEQCKRRKLIRPNFSKSMDVLQQENSVKSKDKTRSCEELVGSEDKENKLSQSVKKLHVIGPISGENKNIDTDVERGSNCVGEPKAGNCKGFFRLECENGKGSSQDALECEDKKASSQEAGIHNAC, from the exons ATGGAGTTTGATAAAGAGCAGCATGGTGTCCCTGGAAGTGTTCCTGAATATGGTGCAATTTTTATGTTGAGCAGTGCTACCAAAAGAGAGTGTTTCAGACAGAGACTAGTTGGCCTTCCAGCTTCTTTAGGTCACTTTGTAAAGCATGTTAAAGCCGgaatgattttgtttttgtttgaatatgagaagagaaaacttcatggtGTTTTCCGGGCATGCTCCGATGGTGCAGAGAATATTGTGCCCCATGCATTCCAATCATCCAGGAAGCAATTCCCAGCACAG GTAAAATTCACTCCTATTTGGAGTTGTAGCCCActtattgaagctgaatttcgTGATGCGATAAAAGAAAACTACTTTTCAGCTAAGAAGTTTAACTTTGGGCTGTCTGAAGAGCAG GTTCATAGGCTTCTGTGCTTATTTAGTTTGAGAAAGGTAACAGATGACCTACCTCAAAGGAGACCAAACAAACTTAAAGTTGCAGGTGCATGTACTATGGGTAAAGTCGTGAGATATGATGATGGTGGGGTTGTAATGagtgatgagataaaatatcagGATTATTCTGATGATTATCACAGACTGGTTGTTTCGACTGATGACACTCGGAAATCTTCTGGACGCATTGGAAGAGAACATGACGAAGGCAAGTTTGCAAAGATTCATGAAATGGAGAATAAACCTGAAGTTTACACTGAGCTTGGACCAGTTACCTTGGATGAGTATTTTGGGGACTCTTTGGCTAATGTTGGAAGGGATGGAGGCAGATTTGCCATGTGTGAGAGAACTGGGAGTGAATGTACCTTGTCTATTGAGCGTGGACATGTCATGTTGAATGACTGTTCTGGGCTCTATTTGGGTACAGTTGGACAAGTTCCTGATCATGGCAGGTTTGCAAAGACTAACAGACTAGAATGTGAGCATGATATGGACAAAGAATTTGTGCCACCCTTTCCAACTAAGAGCTGTACTGTATCTCAACCTAACCTTCATAGATCCATCTACTCCAACAAGGTCATTTGGGAAACAGACTCTGTGGTTCAAGATCAAATCGGTACACATTCCACGTTCTCTGGCTCAAGTGAGCCACAAATTTCTTATCCTTTACCTTCAACATTGGGCGGAGATGCAATTGGTACAAGTACACACCCTTTTGACCCTGACCTTCCCGGTATTAACTCAAGTTACTCATCATCTTCTGCAATTGATCGAAGCTCTCATTCATTTCAAGAATGTGCTCCCCCTTACAGGATGCATGCTGGGAATCTCATTCCTTCCCCGAAAAACCAATCCTGTTTTTTATCTATTGGACCAAATTGTATGAAGAGATGTCCAGATGATAGTTCTGGTTTTGGGAACCATGTTCCTTTTTCTACCCCCAAAAGTAATGAGGATTTTAACTACAGGACGAGTCTGCCTTTCTCTGGGGCTTCTAATTCTGAAAGCTTGGCCACAGAATTTTCTGGAAATCAAAGTTTCGAGGGCCTCTCTTTTTCATGGTGTCCAGCTGCTTTGACTTTATCAGAGACTGGGAATAATGGGAGTGAAAACAAGGGTCTTCCATCTTATTCTTCCAGTCCCAGTATCTACCCTTTTGATTACAGCTTTCCTGTTGAGTCACAGGGGAAGCATGAGCATGAAGGTGTCCGACGGGAAGAGAAGAACAAACCGTATACTAGTAATATTCCCTTGTTGAACGATGGTCAGGTCCTGTTGCATGGTTTTGATTGCTCTCTTGAACATAACAGTTTACGCCACCATGAACCAAAATCACTAAATCATGATCGCAACTTTTGTTCTTATTCTGAAAACATGCCTTCTATCTGTGAGAAGAGCAGGAACAGTGTATTTTCTCGTTTAGCTTCATCATCGTATGTACATGAACAGGGAAATGGTGATGATGTTGGCCATGAGGAACGTCATGGGGATAAACTAGCAGATGATGTCATGGCAATGCTTCATCAGAGTCGCTGCCGATGGGCAAAGATAAAAAAGTATGGTATCTACCCTTCCCCTAACTTTGGTTATAGCTTTCCAGTAGAGTCACAAGGGAAGCTTGAGGATGAAGTTTTTCAGCATGAGAACGAAGCATTTGCTGGTAATATACCCTTGTCAAACGAGAGTCAAGTCCAGTTGAATGGACATGATTATTCTCTCAAGCGTTGGGACATGTACCACCATGATTCAAAATCACTAAATCATGATGTCAACTGTTATCAGTATTCTGAAAATGTGTCTTCTGGTGGCGAGAAGAGCAGGAACAGTGTGTTTTCTCGTTTAGCTTTGGCCTCAGATGTATATGTAAAGGAAAATGCTGACGTTGGCCACAGGGACTTTGATGGGGATAAGTCAGCAGATGAAGTCATGACAATGCTACCTCAAAGTTCTTTCCAATCATCAAAGCCTGGAAAGCCTAGATTGTCGGTCAAGCGATATGATGTTGAAAActttggaaataaaaaaaaatcaacctttTACCCCAAGTTGGAAAGGGATTGCCAGGAAATGAACTTAAAGGAGATGAAAATGAATATTACTTCAACTGAGAATGTCAACCAAACTCATGTTGAGGGTACTCCTGTGGATTTCAAGAATCTGAGTGCTGGAGGGATACCATATAGGGATTTCAAACGACGgagtgaagtttggaaaattcaTAATGATTCAAAGGGTAGAGTGTGTGATGAAATTGCTGGGAGTGATGGCTTGTCAGGTGAGCAgtgcaaaagaagaaaattgatcaGGCCAAACTTCAGTAAGAGTATGGATGTATTACAACAAGAAAATTCAGTAAAAAGTAAGGATAAAACCAGAAGTTGTGAGGAGTTGGTTGGAAGCGAGGATAAGGAAAACAAGTTATCCCAAAGTGTCAAAAAGTTACATGTGATTGGTCCAATTAGTGGTGAGAATAAGAATATTGATACTGATGTTGAAAGAGGTTCCAACTGTGTAGGAGAACCAAAAGCAGGAAATTGCAAGGGATTCTTTAGACTTGAATGTGAAAACGGAAAAGGGTCTTCACAAGATGCTCTTGAATGTGAAGACAAAAAGGCGTCTTCACAAGAGGCTGGCATCCACAATGCTTGTTAA
- the LOC122279221 gene encoding uncharacterized protein At4g19900-like, protein MLRNLRTRRRPRYGAHICAVISALLLLLSVSLLHSRLSHSRSQPDHRRYFPDSQNDIDVDSDPLVADTKEDGVATSEDKIDELDFVEEDQGQQDEAEDEENDQSDQIRVSGYFFDHFSGAIRRAINKRSIDEWDDDRLGLVIGSSVDDRSKAAFGSDDVPVDETVRRKVTEVVSIEDALLVKATGRRTASPLREGWGDWFDKKSDFLRRDKMFKSNLEALNPLNNPMLQDPDGLGVTALTRGDRLVQKLWLNEFRRVPFLAKKPLSVSEANRKSKSKENHIVVNEANKENDGSLNDDGGESGLRSEMKRAERRTLEENVNIDNGLNGRKIINTNDVLSNPSDKRESKRAEHRILVENLGNGLDANRIIDSNDRYLSSSNKIGRLDNVDDDEVGGKTEFSGHIYADGKRWGYFPGLHPRLSFSDFMDAFFRKEKCDMRVFMVWNSPPWMYGVRQQRGLESLLSQHRDACVVVFSETIELDFFKYSFVNDGYKVAVAMPNLDELLKDTPTDVFASVWFEWRKTRFYSTHYSELVRLAALYKYGGIYLDSDIIVLKPLSMLNNSVGMEDHFAGSSLNGAVMAFRKQSPFIMECLREFYMTYDDTRLRWNGADLLTRVTRKFLGQENVSTKWLELNVQDSFIFFPISSQNIIRYFATPETETEKAQQDALFKKIMNESLTFHFWNSLTSALIPMPDSLAIRLIDQPCIRCSDVL, encoded by the exons ATGCTACGAAACCTCCGGACACGTCGGCGGCCACGGTACGGCGCCCACATTTGCGCCGTCATCTCAgcccttcttctcctcctctcgGTCTCTCTCCTACACAGCCGCCTCTCTCACTCCCGATCTCAACCCGACCACCGCCGCTACTTCCCCGACTCCCAAAACGACATCGATGTCGACTCAGACCCCCTCGTCGCCGACACAAAAGAAGATGGGGTTGCCACCTCTGAGGACAAAATCGACGAGCTCGATTTCGTCGAGGAAGATCAAGGACAGCAGGACGAGGCGGAGGATGAAGAAAACGACCAATCggatcaaattagggtttccgGGTATTTCTTCGACCATTTCAGTGGGGCAATCAGGAGGGCTATCAACAAGCGCTCGATCGACGAGTGGGACGACGATCGTTTGGGGTTGGTGATAGGATCGAGCGTGGATGATCGGAGTAAGGCCGCGTTTGGCTCTGACGACGTGCCGGTGGACGAGACGGTGCGGCGGAAGGTAACCGAGGTGGTTTCTATCGAGGACGCGCTCTTGGTGAAAGCGACTGGCCGTCGGACCGCCTCGCCCTTGAGGGAAGGGTGGGGGGATTGGTTCGATAAGAAGAGCGACTTCCTGAGGAGGGACAAAATGTTCAAGTCCAACTTGGAGGCATTGAACCCTTTGAATAATCCGATGCTTCAAGACCCCGATGGTCTTGGGGTCACCGCGCTGACAAGAGGCGACCGGTTGGTCCAGAAATTGTGGCTGAATGAGTTCAGGAGAGTCCCGTTTCTGGCGAAGAAGCCGTTGAGTGTTTCGGAGGCGAATAGGAAATCGAAATCCAAAGAAAACCACATTGTTGTTAACGAGGCGAATAAGGAGAATGATGGCAGTCTAAATGATGATGGTGGAGAATCGGGACTAAGAAGTGAGATGAAGAGGGCGGAGCGTAGGACTTTAGAGGAAAATGTAAATATAGATAATGGATTGAATGGTAGGAAAATTATCAATACAAACGATGTGCTTTCAAATCCTTCTGATAAGAGGGAAAGTAAGAGAGCAGAGCATAGGATTTTGGTTGAAAATCTAGGAAATGGATTGGATGCTAATAGAATTATTGATTCTAATGATAGATATTTGAGTTCATCCAATAAGATTGGTAGGTTGGATAACGTGGATGATGATGAGGTTGGGGGTAAGACTGAATTTTCGGGTCATATATATGCAGACGGAAAAAGATGGGGTTACTTTCCTGGTTTGCATCCACGTCTTTCGTTTTCAGATTTCATGGATGCGTTTTTCAGGAAGGAGAAGTGTGATATGAGAGTTTTTATGGTGTGGAATTCGCCGCCTTGGATGTATGGTGTGCGGCAGCAGCGGGGACTTGAGAGTTTGCTTTCTCAGCATCGAGATGCCTGTGTTGTGGTGTTCTCAGAGACCATTGAGcttgattttttcaaatacaGCTTTGTGAATGACGG ttACAAAGTTGCTGTTGCCATGCCAAATCTTGATGAATTGCTGAAGGATACACCGACCGATGTATTTGCTTCTGTCTGGTTTGAATGGAGAAAGACAAGGTTTTATAGCACTCACTACAGTGAGCTTGTCCGTCTTGCCGCTCTCTACAA ATATGGTGGAATATATCTTGATTCTGATATCATTGTTTTGAAGCCGTTATCTATGCTTAATAATTCTGTTGGTATGGAGGATCATTTCGCTGGAAGTTCTTTGAATGGCGCTGTGATGGCATTTAGAAAGCAGAG TCCCTTCATAATGGAGTGCTTGAGAGAATTTTATATGACATATGATGATACACGTTTGAGATGGAATGGGGCTGATCTTTTGACAAGAGTTACAAGGAAGTTTTTGGGTCAAGAGAATGTATCCACTAAATGGCTGGAATTGAATGTGCAagattctttcattttcttccctATCAGTTCTCAGAATATCATAAG GTATTTTGCTACACCGGAAACTGAGACAGAGAAAGCTCAACAGGATGCTTTGTTCAAAAAGATTATGAATGAGTCGTTGACTTTTCATTTTTGGAACAGCTTGACATCTGCCCTCATTCCAATGCCCGACAGCCTTGCAATTAGGCTTATTGATCAACCCTGTATCCGATGTTCTGATGTATTGTGA